The DNA window GGGAGTTAAGTTCATAGGACGCAGGAAAGTTCTCCGCAGACAAATGTTTGGCGCTCTCCATGACCGAGTGCACGTAGAAATCCCAGAGAACTGAGCTGCGGGCGCACGGAGGGCTGAACACTCGGAACAAGCACAAGGAGACCGAAGAGGCGCTTCACTGAGGGAtagaagaagaggagaggaagggagagagagtgactgagatCCAATCTCACTCTCCCAGTTGAGGTCCTCAGCGGATCGCGTCCCACAACTGGTAAGAGGAGGCACTTTTCGGGGGATTTTACGCAGCGTAAAAGTAGGAAAAAAAGTCAGGCGTGGCTGATTTTGTGCTTTTACAAACTCACCGGTTTGGTGTGAAAGTAACATGAAACAATACAATCCACCAAAATGCATCAAAGAATTGTTCTCATGAGTAGATAAGTTTGATTATACACCTGTTTACTCActtcatgttttttcttttgcagcAGGACAATGTCAAGTAAAGCGACTTTAGCCTTACTCATCTATGGAATCATAATGCATTACAGCGTCAACTGCTCACCTGTGGGGCTTAGCTTTCCCAGTGTTAGGTATGTACACTCCTACTGTCACTTTTCAGGTGTtgatttctttcttcttttggcTTGGCATTGTTGCACTCAGCAGCAGGATGCAGACTGTAGACCATATCTGCTTCACAGTTAGTTATGTCTGTGGCTATAATAGCCTATTAGATTACTGGATTACATCATCTGACAGCGGATCCATGGGGCTGCTCACACAGCAATAATTGCGGAGAAACATTCACCAGGGAACGGCGGTAATGTGATTTAGGCTGCTGGGGCAGTGAAGTACAGTATCTCCATCTGTCCTGCAGCCATTAATCGATCAATTCATGTGATTAGATAATGAATGGGAAACGGTTTTGTTGTAAGAACATGGCTTCTGATTTTTAACAATCAACAACAATTGAATATGTGTTATATACATATAAACGGTGGTATTTCTGGTGGACAATTGTACAGAGTACtgcttcttttttaatttaagacataaaatgtcattaaaagagttcataaaacatgtttaattatGTATATTGGAATGCACTGTCACTCCTCAGCAGCCGCAGAGTTACTGAAACAGATTGTGAAAACGTGTCTAATCTTTTCAGACTTGACAGTGAGGTTTATGATGAGGATGGAAACTCCTTACCGTCCCTGGATTACGACAGAGACCAAATGGATGTGAGAAGCCCTCCGTCTGTCGCTGACGACGTCTACACTTTGTATTACCCTCCAGAGAAAAGGTGACTATTTATTAACATTTTACCCAAACTTATTTTTGTCTCAACGTTAGCGACATCTATGTTGAACGTCTCATTGCCGTAGTCCTATTTCTGTCCTCGTATGTTGTACGTTTTGTGTGAATAACGTATCGTCGAAatgttgttatttattatttcgaGACACGCCTTCACCAGATTAGTCTTGTTTTAAGTGAATCCCCAGGGAAACTTAGACGACTGAAATCATGCGTTCATTAAAACGATCAACGTCTTCAAACTGCAAGAAAAGAGTTACAATTCTTTGTGAAATCTGGCTGCATACTGAAGCGCTGAAAACTTCTTTATCAGAGTCTAAAATTTAGTTTTACTTAATTAAAATAAGAGAAATGGGCGGTTTCAGCAGAAGTGttgataaaatacaaaatagccTACTCTGGGTAATTTAAGAAAGCACTTCAAAAAAGGCACATGGAAATAATCTAAAAACGACTTGTATTTTTCGGAATGAATAGAGCACAAGGCCCAATATTATACTTGTAATTGACTTGTtaagatgttttttatttatttatttttttaagtgcagCTACTTGAAATTATTGCCTCTCTTGCGCTGGGTGTGTGGTGATTTTACTGTGTGGCTATCTATCATCCCAGAACGGAAAGGCATGCAGACGGCATGTTTAATAAAGCCTACAGGGAAGCGCTGGGTCAGTTATCAGCAAGGAAATATCTGCAGTCTCTGATGGCAAAACGTGTAGGGTAAGAGCATCTTCTTGGTTGTCACCGCTTCTTTTATTATGTTTTCTGTCCTATGtgcatttttgtttctttggtcTGCTCCTTTAAATGTTCATACTTCACGCTGTTATACGTACTGTGCATGTCTGTGGTCCCATTATCTCCCAGCATGCATCTAACATCCTCTGAATCAGCCTGCATTAATGCTATAAGAGCACAAACAGGCGCTTGATTGATTTGGTAAGTGTGGTTTTCTGAACCTGCTGCTGCGTCGTTAAGGCGCAGAGAGAAGAATTAACCCGCACAGGTTTAAATTTATTTCCATATGAATAATGTATAGGCTAGAGTCCCAGTGGATCCCGAtggaagagggagggggaggggagggtggGGAGCAATTACTCAAGCCTTATGAGCAGGCCTATCACATCTTATTGCAGGTCGAAATATATGGCAGATTGTCCGATTGATGGGCTAAAAGTTAAACAAAGAGAGAATATGTCTCCTAAATTGAAGATCATTTTGCAAAGATTCTTTATGCAAACATTTTGACAATGGAAGTACAGGCTCCCTGCTTTGTCCTGGAGAAAAAATGGTGAAATCTGATTATTTTCCCTAAAATGCTCTAAGGACATAGCTTGTGTCTCTGCAGGCTGCATTGTTGTGAACAAAACGGGAAATCTGATTATCTAATTATTTCCCCTCTAAGATGATGACACAAAGATAATTGAAGTGTAGCTTCACCTCAGCCCCACATGCTGTACATACAGAGGGGATCATGTGAATATAAATGCACCAATGTGATGATAGTGAAACCTTTTGTCTCTCACACAGCGGGGGGAAAATGATGGACGACAGCTCAGAGCCTCTGTCCAAGCGACACTCAGACGGGATCTTCACAGACAGCTACAGCCGCTACCGAAAGCAAATGGCAGTCAAGAAATACCTGGCAGCAGTCCTTGGGAAAAGGTATAGACAGAGAATTAGAAACAAAGGACGCCGGCTGGCATATTTGTAGcatcttcctcctcccctcctgaaaaaaaacaaacaaaaaacttaaGTGTGTACAGCCCCACATGAAGTCATTTTGAGATCTGAACAATCAGTGGATCGCTTTTGTGTTCTtaaacatgtatttatgtatgaaGTAAgccattaaaatgaatattttgataataatattgttttttattttgtacttaaaGCACTTGAGGACACACATGTCTACTTTGTGGACCAATTTTTGttcattctaaaaaaaaatagcctctatttatgtattcattgatttattttttttagacctATTTATTGAGGGGAGACAATTGTTGACATGACGATATGCTCCAAACAGCCCTGTCTTTTAAATGTTTAGTGAAGAGATATGATTGTGAGgaaaataaatagtttaaaagACAATCAATGTATTGAATGCTGCTTTTTGTAAAGTGACATTAAGAGTTTAGTTGTCTTTATTCACAACAGCCTTGAAGACATAGGTTTTCACCATATCCTACAAGACATAGACTTTGATGCCCTCCCGGACGGGGAT is part of the Sander lucioperca isolate FBNREF2018 chromosome 23, SLUC_FBN_1.2, whole genome shotgun sequence genome and encodes:
- the adcyap1a gene encoding adenylate cyclase activating polypeptide 1a isoform X1 gives rise to the protein MSSKATLALLIYGIIMHYSVNCSPVGLSFPSVRLDSEVYDEDGNSLPSLDYDRDQMDVRSPPSVADDVYTLYYPPEKRTERHADGMFNKAYREALGQLSARKYLQSLMAKRVGGGKMMDDSSEPLSKRHSDGIFTDSYSRYRKQMAVKKYLAAVLGKSLEDIGFHHILQDIDFDALPDGDEFEAFLGDWLKQFSPEFPVSFRLFPEAVILTAASHVPPFSSHL
- the adcyap1a gene encoding adenylate cyclase activating polypeptide 1a isoform X3 — its product is MSSKATLALLIYGIIMHYSVNCSPVGLSFPSVRLDSEVYDEDGNSLPSLDYDRDQMDVRSPPSVADDVYTLYYPPEKSGGKMMDDSSEPLSKRHSDGIFTDSYSRYRKQMAVKKYLAAVLGKSLEDIGFHHILQDIDFDALPDGDEFEAFLGDWLKQFSPEFPVSFRLFPEAVILTAASHVPPFSSHL
- the adcyap1a gene encoding adenylate cyclase activating polypeptide 1a isoform X2, which produces MSSKATLALLIYGIIMHYSVNCSPVGLSFPSVRLDSEVYDEDGNSLPSLDYDRDQMDVRSPPSVADDVYTLYYPPEKRTERHADGMFNKAYREALGQLSARKYLQSLMAKRVGGGKMMDDSSEPLSKRHSDGIFTDSYSRYRKQMAVKKYLAAVLGKSLEDIGFHHILQDIDFDALPDGDEFEAFLGDWLKQFSPEFPAL
- the adcyap1a gene encoding adenylate cyclase activating polypeptide 1a isoform X4; the encoded protein is MSSKATLALLIYGIIMHYSVNCSPVGLSFPSVRLDSEVYDEDGNSLPSLDYDRDQMDVRSPPSVADDVYTLYYPPEKSGGKMMDDSSEPLSKRHSDGIFTDSYSRYRKQMAVKKYLAAVLGKRYRQRIRNKGRRLAYL